One Bacteroidales bacterium DNA window includes the following coding sequences:
- a CDS encoding radical SAM protein, with product MSFLFHDIVFGPVKSRRLGVSLGVNLLPVEAKYCTFNCIYCECGWTHEKIQGDKKLPTRELVRERLEKKLKSMKETGMRPDAITFAGNGEPTIHPQFPEIFEDAIQLRDQYFPEAKVSVLSNASTLDKPAIFQALKKSGNSILKLDAGTEKMFRLINSPRSGITLHTIIEKLKEFNGELIIQTLFLRGIFDGKKIDNTVEPEISRWLEHIRDIGPKYVMIYPIDRETPSESLEKISFAELGKIADRIESLGIKAQVYY from the coding sequence ATGTCATTTTTGTTTCATGACATAGTTTTCGGACCGGTGAAAAGCCGCCGATTAGGCGTATCACTTGGGGTTAATCTTTTACCAGTTGAGGCCAAATATTGCACATTTAATTGTATTTATTGCGAATGTGGCTGGACCCATGAAAAAATCCAGGGAGATAAGAAACTCCCTACGCGTGAACTGGTCAGGGAACGGCTGGAAAAAAAGTTAAAGTCGATGAAAGAAACGGGCATGCGGCCTGATGCCATTACCTTCGCAGGTAATGGTGAGCCTACCATTCATCCGCAGTTTCCCGAAATATTTGAAGATGCCATTCAATTAAGGGACCAATATTTCCCGGAAGCGAAGGTTTCCGTGCTTTCGAATGCTTCCACCCTTGATAAACCTGCCATCTTCCAGGCTCTGAAGAAATCAGGGAACAGCATCCTCAAGCTGGATGCCGGCACGGAAAAAATGTTCCGGCTCATCAATAGCCCGCGTTCCGGCATCACGCTTCACACGATAATTGAAAAACTGAAGGAATTCAATGGCGAGCTGATCATTCAGACTTTGTTCCTGAGGGGAATCTTCGATGGGAAAAAGATCGATAATACAGTTGAGCCGGAAATATCCCGCTGGTTAGAGCATATCAGGGATATTGGTCCGAAATATGTTATGATTTACCCAATTGACAGGGAAACGCCATCGGAGTCCCTTGAAAAAATATCTTTTGC